A DNA window from Salvelinus sp. IW2-2015 linkage group LG4q.1:29, ASM291031v2, whole genome shotgun sequence contains the following coding sequences:
- the st6galnac6 gene encoding alpha-N-acetylgalactosaminide alpha-2,6-sialyltransferase 6 isoform X2: MVIFGAIFLLMTLLILFSSNSGNDISPFYSPFRASLPHHPIKVTDLKKWAGKEGYVAVYGNKSLTLHCHHCALVTSSSHVLGSGAGPDIDRAQCVIRMNDAPLSGFERDVGSRTTLRVVAHSSVFRVVRRPAEFLNLTDHQANSAVIFWGPPTKIGREAKGTLYRLIQRVSMTYSNLSSFTITPSKMHKFDTLFQKETGRDRAKSQSWLSTGWFTMVIAIEKCDNIKVYGMVPPSHCGKKPQPKKMPYHYYKPRGTDECVTYLQNERGRKGPHHRFITEKQVFARWAKQYNITFTHPTW; encoded by the exons ATGGTGATCTTCGGAGCCATCTTCCTCCTGATgaccctcctcatcctctttagCTCCAACAGCGGCAATGACATCAGTCCCTTCTACAGTCCCTTCCGGGCGTCCTTGCCTCATCACCCCATCAAGGTCACTGACCTAAAGAAATGGGCAGGGAAGGAGGGCTATGTGGCTGTCTATGGAAACAAG AGTCTGACCCTGCATTGCCACCACTGTGCCCTGGTGACCAGCTCCAGCCACGTGCTGGGCAGCGGGGCCGGACCGGACATCGACCGCGCCCAGTGTGTGATCCGCATGAATGACGCCCCCCTGTCGGGGTTCGAACGTGACGTGGGGAGCCGGACCACCCTCAGAGTGGTGGCTCACTCGAGCGTGTTCAGGGTGGTTCGACGTCCAGCTGAGTTTCTCAACCTCACGGACCACCAGGCAAATTCTGCAGTCATATTCTGGGGACCACCCACCAAGATTGGTAGAGAGGCTAAAGGAACACTGTACCGTCTGATCCAGAGAGTCAGCATGACCTACAGTAACCTGTCCAGCTTTACCATCACGCCTAGCAAGATGCACAAGTTTGATACACTGTTTCAGAAGGAGACAGGGCGAGACAG AGCAAAGTCTCAGTCCTGGTTGAGCACCGGCTGGTTCACAATGGTGATTGCGATAGAGAAGTGTGACAATATTAAAGTGTACGGGATGGTTCCGCCCAGTCACTGTGG AAAAAAGCCCCAGCCCAAGAAGATGCCCTACCACTACTATAAACCCAGAGGCACAGATGAGTGTGTGACCTACCTGCAAAATGAGAGGGGTCGGAAGGGCCCCCACCATCGCTTCATCACAGAGAAACAGGTGTTTGCACGCTGGGCCAAGCAGTATAACATCACCTTCACTCACCCCACATGGTGA
- the st6galnac4 gene encoding alpha-N-acetyl-neuraminyl-2,3-beta-galactosyl-1,3-N-acetyl-galactosaminide alpha-2,6-sialyltransferase isoform X1, translated as MDMKSQRFHWICLVIVTLSVLLWYVHMTKSDGSNSMVNIGLQGYLRITPGRRDQFLKMHCLQCALVSSSGQMQGAGLREEIDQMGCVIRMNNAPTLGYERDVGSRTSLRVVSHTSVPLLIKNESYYFRHSADTTYVFWGPERNMRQDGKGRVFNALMKMATKYPQVKMYMVTREKIQYCDSVFQNETGKNRMNSGAFLSTGFFTMILAMDMCDSIHVYGMIDDNFCSRADHSVAPYHYYEGSRMDECRMYRMHEHASRGGHRFITEKAIYARWALHHRVEFKHPSWNLQKRKHDP; from the exons ATGGATATGAAGTCTCAG AGGTTCCACTGGATTTGTCTAGTTATTGTAACACTGTCAGTGTTGTTATGGTACGTCCACATGACCAAATCAGATGGGTCCAACAGCATGGTCAACATTGGTCTCCAAGGATACCTCAGGATCACCCCTGGCAGGAGGGATCAG TTTTTGAAGATGCACTGCCTCCAGTGTGCCTTGGTGTCCAGCTCGGGCCAGATGCAGGGGGCAGGTCTCAGAGAGGAGATTGACCAAATGGGGTGTGTGATCCGCATGAACAACGCCCCCACGCTTGGCTATGAGAGGGACGTAGGGAGCAGAACCAGTCTGAGGGTCGTATCGCACACCAGTGTTCCACTGCTGATTAAAAACGAGAGCTATTACTTCAGGCACTCTGCGGACACCACCTACGTGTTCTGGGGTCCTGAGCGGAACATGAGGCAGGATGGGAAAGGGCGTGTTTTTAATGCCTTGATGAAGATGGCCACGAAGTACCCGCAGGTCAAAATGTACATGGTGACTCGGGAGAAGATCCAGTACTGTGACAGTGTTTTTCAGAACGAGACAGGGAAAAACAG AATGAATTCAGGTGCTTTTCTCAGCACTGGTTTCTTCACCATGATCCTGGCCATGGACATGTGTGACAGTATTCACGTCTATGGGATGATCGACGATAACTTCTGCAG CCGTGCCGATCACAGTGTTGCTCCCTACCACTACTACGAGGGAAGCCGGATGGACGAGTGCCGCATGTACCGGATGCACGAGCACGCAAGTCGTGGCGGCCATCGCTTCATCACCGAGAAGGCCATCTATGCCCGGTGGGCCTTGCATCACAGGGTGGAGTTCAAACACCCTTCCTGGAACCTGCAGAAAAGGAAACATGACCCCTGA
- the st6galnac6 gene encoding alpha-N-acetylgalactosaminide alpha-2,6-sialyltransferase 6 isoform X1: protein MGLRLVEKQGPQSQKMVIFGAIFLLMTLLILFSSNSGNDISPFYSPFRASLPHHPIKVTDLKKWAGKEGYVAVYGNKSLTLHCHHCALVTSSSHVLGSGAGPDIDRAQCVIRMNDAPLSGFERDVGSRTTLRVVAHSSVFRVVRRPAEFLNLTDHQANSAVIFWGPPTKIGREAKGTLYRLIQRVSMTYSNLSSFTITPSKMHKFDTLFQKETGRDRAKSQSWLSTGWFTMVIAIEKCDNIKVYGMVPPSHCGKKPQPKKMPYHYYKPRGTDECVTYLQNERGRKGPHHRFITEKQVFARWAKQYNITFTHPTW, encoded by the exons ATGGGGCTGAGGCTTGTTGAAAAG CAAGGGCCTCAGAGCCAGAAGATGGTGATCTTCGGAGCCATCTTCCTCCTGATgaccctcctcatcctctttagCTCCAACAGCGGCAATGACATCAGTCCCTTCTACAGTCCCTTCCGGGCGTCCTTGCCTCATCACCCCATCAAGGTCACTGACCTAAAGAAATGGGCAGGGAAGGAGGGCTATGTGGCTGTCTATGGAAACAAG AGTCTGACCCTGCATTGCCACCACTGTGCCCTGGTGACCAGCTCCAGCCACGTGCTGGGCAGCGGGGCCGGACCGGACATCGACCGCGCCCAGTGTGTGATCCGCATGAATGACGCCCCCCTGTCGGGGTTCGAACGTGACGTGGGGAGCCGGACCACCCTCAGAGTGGTGGCTCACTCGAGCGTGTTCAGGGTGGTTCGACGTCCAGCTGAGTTTCTCAACCTCACGGACCACCAGGCAAATTCTGCAGTCATATTCTGGGGACCACCCACCAAGATTGGTAGAGAGGCTAAAGGAACACTGTACCGTCTGATCCAGAGAGTCAGCATGACCTACAGTAACCTGTCCAGCTTTACCATCACGCCTAGCAAGATGCACAAGTTTGATACACTGTTTCAGAAGGAGACAGGGCGAGACAG AGCAAAGTCTCAGTCCTGGTTGAGCACCGGCTGGTTCACAATGGTGATTGCGATAGAGAAGTGTGACAATATTAAAGTGTACGGGATGGTTCCGCCCAGTCACTGTGG AAAAAAGCCCCAGCCCAAGAAGATGCCCTACCACTACTATAAACCCAGAGGCACAGATGAGTGTGTGACCTACCTGCAAAATGAGAGGGGTCGGAAGGGCCCCCACCATCGCTTCATCACAGAGAAACAGGTGTTTGCACGCTGGGCCAAGCAGTATAACATCACCTTCACTCACCCCACATGGTGA
- the st6galnac4 gene encoding alpha-N-acetyl-neuraminyl-2,3-beta-galactosyl-1,3-N-acetyl-galactosaminide alpha-2,6-sialyltransferase isoform X2 — protein MTKSDGSNSMVNIGLQGYLRITPGRRDQFLKMHCLQCALVSSSGQMQGAGLREEIDQMGCVIRMNNAPTLGYERDVGSRTSLRVVSHTSVPLLIKNESYYFRHSADTTYVFWGPERNMRQDGKGRVFNALMKMATKYPQVKMYMVTREKIQYCDSVFQNETGKNRMNSGAFLSTGFFTMILAMDMCDSIHVYGMIDDNFCSRADHSVAPYHYYEGSRMDECRMYRMHEHASRGGHRFITEKAIYARWALHHRVEFKHPSWNLQKRKHDP, from the exons ATGACCAAATCAGATGGGTCCAACAGCATGGTCAACATTGGTCTCCAAGGATACCTCAGGATCACCCCTGGCAGGAGGGATCAG TTTTTGAAGATGCACTGCCTCCAGTGTGCCTTGGTGTCCAGCTCGGGCCAGATGCAGGGGGCAGGTCTCAGAGAGGAGATTGACCAAATGGGGTGTGTGATCCGCATGAACAACGCCCCCACGCTTGGCTATGAGAGGGACGTAGGGAGCAGAACCAGTCTGAGGGTCGTATCGCACACCAGTGTTCCACTGCTGATTAAAAACGAGAGCTATTACTTCAGGCACTCTGCGGACACCACCTACGTGTTCTGGGGTCCTGAGCGGAACATGAGGCAGGATGGGAAAGGGCGTGTTTTTAATGCCTTGATGAAGATGGCCACGAAGTACCCGCAGGTCAAAATGTACATGGTGACTCGGGAGAAGATCCAGTACTGTGACAGTGTTTTTCAGAACGAGACAGGGAAAAACAG AATGAATTCAGGTGCTTTTCTCAGCACTGGTTTCTTCACCATGATCCTGGCCATGGACATGTGTGACAGTATTCACGTCTATGGGATGATCGACGATAACTTCTGCAG CCGTGCCGATCACAGTGTTGCTCCCTACCACTACTACGAGGGAAGCCGGATGGACGAGTGCCGCATGTACCGGATGCACGAGCACGCAAGTCGTGGCGGCCATCGCTTCATCACCGAGAAGGCCATCTATGCCCGGTGGGCCTTGCATCACAGGGTGGAGTTCAAACACCCTTCCTGGAACCTGCAGAAAAGGAAACATGACCCCTGA